The sequence CCCGCCTTGGTCAGCGAGCATCTGCATGTGCTGCAACAGCGCAATGTGGATGGGGTGATTCTGTTTGGCTTCACGGGGTTAAGCGCAGAGATGCTCTCGCCGTGGCAGGAAAAGATGGTGGTATTGGCGCGCGAATACGCGGGTTACTCTTCCGTCTGCTACGACGATGAAGGCGCAGTGCGCCTGTTGATGGATAAGTTGCGCCACGCTGGGCATCGTCATATCAGTTATATCGGCGTGCAGCCATCAGATGCCACTACCGGGATGCGTCGTCATCAATCCTATCTCGATTATAGCCAGCAGCACGGCCTGACCCCGACGGTCGCACTGGGAGAACTGAGCTACCAAAGTGGTTTTCAACTGGCACCGCAGGTGATAAAGCCGGACACCTCGGCGCTGGTGTGCGCCTCTGATACCATCGCCATGGGGGTGAGCAAGTACTTACAGCAGCAGGGCCAGCAACATATTCAGGTGTGTGGCATTGGCAATACGCCGCTATTGCACTTTCTGTTCCCCAATACACTGTCAGTCGAGTTGGGCTACGGCACTGCGGGCATGAAAGCGGCGCAACAACTGCTGGCTCAGCTTAATCATAGCCAGTCCATTCAGCAGATTATTATCCCCGGTCAACTGGCCTGACCCGCCTCTTCTCTCCTGTTGTGAGTGATGAGTTGCGAGCTGAGATCCCATCCTGAGTCGTGGCGTGTTTTGCAGCAACGCGCCTGTCCATTTGCTACAAAAATTGTCAAATTGTGATCTTCGACGCAGGTTGGGAACGTTCCCATTTCATAATAATTAATATCTAGCTAATCTTTAATTAGCCGAATATTTAATCGGCTATGGTTTTAGTCGTGGCGATAATCTTAATACCGACGACTGTTTTGACTCTTTTTTATTCAAGATAGCGCTTACCGATCAAAAAGCACCTTACCACTCAGCAGGCTATCCCACCTTTACGAAAGGTACGTTGAAATGAGCAAAGTAAAACAACAAGATATCGATCAATTGATCGTACTGGTGGGAGGCAGAGAAAATATTGCCACCGTCAGCCACTGCATTACCCGGCTACGTTTTGTGTTAAACGACCCATCGAAAGCCTCGCCCAAAGAGATCGAAAATCTGTCGATGGTCAAAGGCTGCTTTACTAATGCTGGGCAATTTCAAGTGGTTATCGGGCCAGAAGTGGATGACTACTACCAAGCGCTGATTGCTAAAATTGGCCTGAATGAAGTGGATAAAGAGCAAACCAAGCTGGCGGCGCGGCAGAATATGACATGGTTTGAGCGCGGCATATCTCACTTTGCCGAGATCTTCTTCCCCCTGTTACCCGCACTGATCAGCGGCGGCTTGATCCTCGGCTTCCGTAACGTGATCGGTGATATCCCGATGAGCGACGGCAAAACGCTGGCGCAGCTCTATCCGGCGTGGAAAACCATCTATGACTTCCTCTGGCTACTGGGCGAAGCCATCTTCTTCTACCTGCCAGTGGCGATCTGCTGGTCAACAGTGAAGAAAATGGGCGGCACGCCGGTATTGGGGATTGTGCTGGGTATCACGCTGGTTTCGCCGCAACTGATGAACTCCTATCTGCTGGGCCAACAAACTCCTGAGGTGTGGAATTTCGGCTGGTTCACCATTGAAAAAGTGGGTTATCAGGCGCAGGTTATTCCCTCGATTCTGGCTGGTTTAGCGCTCGGCTGGATTGAAACCAACCTGAAAAAAATCATCCCCGCTTACCTCTATCTGGTGGTGGTACCGGTGGTTTCCCTGTTGCTGGCGGTGTTCCTCGCCCATACTTTAATTGGGCCATTTGGCCGCATGATTGGTGATGGTGTGGCATGGGGCGTGAAAGCGGTGATGACCGGTAGCTTCGCGCCGATTGGGGCTGCGCTGTTTGGCTTCCTGTATGCGCCGTTGGTGATCACTGGTGTGCATCAAACCACGTTAGCCATTGATATGCAGATGATTCAGAGCATGGGCGGCACGCCAGTTTGGCCGCTGATTGCGCTGTCTAACATTGCGCAGGCTTCTGCGGTACTGGGTATCATCATTATCAGCCGTAAAATTAATGAGCGCGAAATCTCTGTTCCAGCGGCCATTTCGGCTTACCTAGGTGTCACCGAACCCGCCATGTACGGTATCAACCTGAAATACCGTTTCCCGATGCTCTGCGCCATGATTGGCTCTGCGTTGGCGGGTCTGATTTGCGGATTGACCGGGGTGATGGCGAACGGAATTGGTGTCGGCGGTCTGCCAGGCATTTTATCCATTAAGCCGCAGTTCTGGGGCATCTATGCCTTGGCAATGTTAGTGGCGATTGTGGTGCCACTGGTGCTGACGATTATGGTTTATAAGCGCAAAGAGAGTCGCGGCGAGCTGCCGGTCTGAGTCTCGACACGCCGCGAGTGGTGATTCACTGGCGGCGTCATTTTTCCCATTTTTTCTGTTTTTCTACGAATAAAGAGTCTGCTATGAATAATCCTATCCCTTGGTGGCAAAACGGCGTCATTTATCAGATTTACCCGAAGAGTTTTCAGGACAGCACCGGTAATGGCTACGGTGATCTTGCGGGGGTGACGCAACGTTTGGATTATCTGCAAAAACTGGGGGTTGATGCCATTTGGCTGACGCCAGTGTATGTCTCGCCGCAAGTGGATAATGGCTATGACGTGGCGGATTACTGCGCCATCGACCCGGCTTACGGCACCATGGACGACTTCAAACATCTGGTCGCGCAAGCCCATCAGCGCGGGATTCGCCTCGTGATGGATATGGTGTTCAACCACACCTCCACCGAGCACGCTTGGTTTAAAGCCTCGCAGGACCGCAACAGCCCTTATCGCCAGTTCTATATTTGGCGCGACGGCGAGGGTGATAACTTACCCAATAACTGGCGCTCGAAATTTGGCGGCAATGCATGGCAATGGCACGCCGCCAGTGGTCAATATTACCTGCATCTGTTCGCCACCGAGCAGGCGGACCTGAACTGGGAACATCAGCCGGTTCGTGATGAACTGAAAAAAGTGTGCGAGTTCTGGGCCGATATGGGGGTGGATGGTTTGCGGCTGGATGTGATCAATCTGGTCTCCAAACAGCAGGACTTCCCCGATGATTTTGAGGGCGATGGCCGCCGTTTCTACACCGATGGTCCCCGTATCCACGAATTTTTGCAAGAGATGAGCCGCGATGTGTTTCAACCACGCGGCCTGATGACCGTCGGCGAGATGTCCTCCACTCGCCTTGAACATTGCCAGCGCTATGCCGCATTGGGGGGCGATGAGCTGTCGATGACCTTTAATTTCCACCATCTGAAAGTGGATTATCTCAATGGCGAGAAGTGGTCGCTGATGCCCCCAAACAGGGTCGAGCTGAAGCAGATTTTTAACCAGTGGCAACAGGGTATGTATAACCGCGCATGGAATGCGCTGTTTTGGTGTAACCACGACCAGCCGCGCATTGTGTCTCGCTTTGGCGATGAAGGTGCGCTGCGCCTGCCTGCGGCCAAGATGCTGGCGATGGTGCTGCATGGTATGCAGGGCACCCCCTATATCTATCAGGGCGAAGAGATTGGCATGACCAATCCGAATTTCACCTCGATCAGCCAATATCGTGATGTCGAAAGCCTGAATATGTTTGCTGAGCTAAGTGCCAACGGGCGCGATCCTGGCGAGTTATTGACGATTCTGGCGGCGAAATCCCGTGATAATGGCCGCACGCCGATGCAGTGGGATCGCAGCCACAATGCGGGATTCAGCCAAGGCACGCCTTGGATTGAGCCGTGCAGCAACTATCCCCAGATTAACGCCGAGGCCGCGCTAGCCGATACTGACTCCGTGTTTTATGCCTATCAATATCTGATAGCGCTCCGCAAGCAGCATGATGTTTTCACCTTCGGCGATTATCAGGATCTTTGCCCGCAGCATCCCGATTTATGGTGTTATTTGCGTCGTTGGCAAGGCAAGCAGTTGTTGGTGGTCGCGAATTTGAGTGGTGAACCGCAAGCATGGCAGCCAGAGGGGGTCGCCTTGGATGGTCAGTGGCAACTGTTGATGAGCAGCTACGGTGAAAGTGCACTCCAACCGCAGGAGATGGTATTACGGGGGTATGAGGGGGTTTATTGGATCAGGGATTAGATTCAGATCGGATCTGGTTTCGGTTGATATTCGTTAGGTGATCACCTAACCCTCG comes from Yersinia mollaretii ATCC 43969 and encodes:
- the treR gene encoding trehalose operon repressor TreR; the encoded protein is MQNRLTIKDIARMSGVGKSTVSRVLNNEGSVSPQTRERVEAVIRQQGFTPSKSARAMRGQSDKVVAIIVSRLDSPSENQAVRTMLPLFYQQGYDPILMESQFDPALVSEHLHVLQQRNVDGVILFGFTGLSAEMLSPWQEKMVVLAREYAGYSSVCYDDEGAVRLLMDKLRHAGHRHISYIGVQPSDATTGMRRHQSYLDYSQQHGLTPTVALGELSYQSGFQLAPQVIKPDTSALVCASDTIAMGVSKYLQQQGQQHIQVCGIGNTPLLHFLFPNTLSVELGYGTAGMKAAQQLLAQLNHSQSIQQIIIPGQLA
- the treB gene encoding PTS trehalose transporter subunit IIBC, with product MSKVKQQDIDQLIVLVGGRENIATVSHCITRLRFVLNDPSKASPKEIENLSMVKGCFTNAGQFQVVIGPEVDDYYQALIAKIGLNEVDKEQTKLAARQNMTWFERGISHFAEIFFPLLPALISGGLILGFRNVIGDIPMSDGKTLAQLYPAWKTIYDFLWLLGEAIFFYLPVAICWSTVKKMGGTPVLGIVLGITLVSPQLMNSYLLGQQTPEVWNFGWFTIEKVGYQAQVIPSILAGLALGWIETNLKKIIPAYLYLVVVPVVSLLLAVFLAHTLIGPFGRMIGDGVAWGVKAVMTGSFAPIGAALFGFLYAPLVITGVHQTTLAIDMQMIQSMGGTPVWPLIALSNIAQASAVLGIIIISRKINEREISVPAAISAYLGVTEPAMYGINLKYRFPMLCAMIGSALAGLICGLTGVMANGIGVGGLPGILSIKPQFWGIYALAMLVAIVVPLVLTIMVYKRKESRGELPV
- the treC gene encoding alpha,alpha-phosphotrehalase — translated: MNNPIPWWQNGVIYQIYPKSFQDSTGNGYGDLAGVTQRLDYLQKLGVDAIWLTPVYVSPQVDNGYDVADYCAIDPAYGTMDDFKHLVAQAHQRGIRLVMDMVFNHTSTEHAWFKASQDRNSPYRQFYIWRDGEGDNLPNNWRSKFGGNAWQWHAASGQYYLHLFATEQADLNWEHQPVRDELKKVCEFWADMGVDGLRLDVINLVSKQQDFPDDFEGDGRRFYTDGPRIHEFLQEMSRDVFQPRGLMTVGEMSSTRLEHCQRYAALGGDELSMTFNFHHLKVDYLNGEKWSLMPPNRVELKQIFNQWQQGMYNRAWNALFWCNHDQPRIVSRFGDEGALRLPAAKMLAMVLHGMQGTPYIYQGEEIGMTNPNFTSISQYRDVESLNMFAELSANGRDPGELLTILAAKSRDNGRTPMQWDRSHNAGFSQGTPWIEPCSNYPQINAEAALADTDSVFYAYQYLIALRKQHDVFTFGDYQDLCPQHPDLWCYLRRWQGKQLLVVANLSGEPQAWQPEGVALDGQWQLLMSSYGESALQPQEMVLRGYEGVYWIRD